In Candidatus Contubernalis alkalaceticus, the following proteins share a genomic window:
- a CDS encoding HRDC domain-containing protein, giving the protein MDKPVFLKEESDTVEYIAKLKALQAKTSGTVKEKIDREIKFASIGEFGENNIAFELKNSGMPMYILRDIHFNTGELSAQIDYIVVTRKITFVIECKNLIGNIEIDNEGNFIRSYELYGKRIREGIYSPITQNQRHLEILRQIKKEKKSNKILKIMFDKFFYENYKSIVVLANPKTVLNAGYAKKEIRQMVIRADQLNQYIKDVYNNSKQPVFNDKDMKESAEGLLTLHTPNQADYAKKYEEIVSSIPRVSEKTHVEKQKATKKYFNKKEQSVKIKSTSDHEQLVKNLKTFRLEKCKEENIKPYYIFNDKQMMDLIDKMPESREALLSVAGFGEVKVEKYGEKILQILSDFR; this is encoded by the coding sequence TTGGATAAACCGGTGTTTCTTAAAGAAGAAAGTGATACGGTAGAATACATTGCTAAATTAAAAGCTTTACAGGCAAAAACATCGGGAACAGTGAAAGAAAAAATAGATCGGGAAATTAAGTTTGCGTCAATTGGAGAATTTGGTGAAAATAACATTGCCTTTGAGTTGAAAAATAGTGGTATGCCCATGTATATCCTGCGTGATATTCATTTTAACACAGGGGAATTGTCCGCACAAATAGATTACATAGTGGTAACCCGGAAAATTACCTTTGTTATTGAATGTAAGAATCTTATCGGTAATATTGAAATAGATAATGAAGGAAATTTTATAAGAAGCTATGAACTGTATGGTAAACGCATAAGAGAAGGCATTTATTCTCCCATTACTCAAAATCAAAGACATTTAGAGATTCTTAGACAGATAAAGAAAGAGAAAAAGTCCAATAAAATCTTAAAAATTATGTTTGATAAATTTTTTTATGAAAACTATAAGTCCATTGTGGTACTGGCCAATCCGAAAACCGTATTGAATGCAGGATATGCCAAAAAAGAAATCAGACAAATGGTGATTCGCGCGGATCAATTAAATCAATACATTAAGGATGTTTATAATAATTCTAAGCAGCCGGTTTTTAATGATAAAGATATGAAAGAGTCTGCAGAAGGCCTTTTGACATTACATACACCTAATCAAGCGGATTATGCCAAGAAATATGAAGAGATTGTTAGTAGTATCCCCAGGGTTAGTGAAAAGACTCATGTAGAAAAACAAAAAGCAACTAAAAAGTATTTTAATAAAAAAGAGCAGTCAGTAAAAATCAAATCTACTAGTGATCATGAGCAATTAGTAAAAAATCTTAAAACATTTCGACTGGAAAAATGCAAAGAAGAGAATATTAAGCCTTACTATATTTTTAATGATAAGCAGATGATGGACTTAATTGATAAAATGCCTGAATCTAGGGAAGCTTTATTGAGTGTCGCTGGATTTGGAGAGGTGAAAGTTGAAAAATATGGGGAGAAGATATTGCAGATACTGAGTGATTTTAGGTGA
- a CDS encoding nuclease-related domain-containing protein → MGLFDKLDKPVFLKEESDTVEYIAKLKALQTKTSGTLKERIDREIKFASIGEFGENNIAFELKNSGMPMYILRDIHFNTGELSTQIDYIVVTRKITFVIECKNLIGNIEIDNEGNFIRSYELYGKRIREGIYSPITQNQRHLEILRQIKKETKSNQILKMMFDKYFDENYKSIVVLANPKTVLNARYAKKEIKQMVIRADQLNQYIKDVYNNSKQPTINDKEMKKHAEGL, encoded by the coding sequence ATGGGGTTATTTGATAAGTTGGATAAACCGGTATTTCTTAAAGAAGAAAGTGATACAGTAGAATACATTGCTAAACTAAAAGCTCTACAGACAAAGACATCGGGAACTTTGAAAGAACGAATAGATAGGGAAATTAAATTTGCGTCAATTGGAGAATTCGGTGAAAATAATATTGCCTTTGAGTTGAAAAATAGTGGTATGCCCATGTATATCCTTCGTGATATTCATTTTAACACCGGGGAATTGTCCACACAAATAGATTACATAGTGGTAACCCGGAAAATTACTTTTGTTATTGAATGTAAGAATCTTATCGGTAATATTGAAATAGATAATGAAGGTAATTTTATTAGAAGTTATGAACTGTATGGTAAACGCATAAGAGAAGGCATTTATTCTCCAATCACTCAAAATCAAAGACATTTAGAGATTCTTAGACAGATAAAGAAAGAGACAAAGTCCAATCAAATTTTAAAAATGATGTTTGATAAGTATTTTGATGAAAACTATAAGTCCATTGTGGTTCTGGCAAACCCGAAGACCGTATTGAATGCAAGGTATGCCAAAAAAGAAATCAAACAGATGGTGATTCGTGCGGATCAGTTAAATCAATACATTAAGGATGTTTACAATAATTCTAAGCAGCCGACTATTAATGATAAAGAAATGAAAAAGCATGCAGAAGGTCTTTAG
- the ltrA gene encoding group II intron reverse transcriptase/maturase: protein METKLARITEVAKMRPDEKFTSLYHHINEEMLLLCHSELSGDRASGVDQVTKDEYESNLYANIKDLVNRLKTHSYRPLPVKRVYIDKAETNKKRPLGLPAYEDKLVQKALAKILNAIYEADFLDGSFGFRPNRGCHDALKILNHYIERKQINYIVDADIKEYFDRVDHQWLMEFLQHRITDPNILRLISRMLKSGVIEAGIKYDTPAGAPQGGVASPVLCNIYLHYVLDIWFEKVIRKKCRGQVYMVRYADDFVCCFQHEHEAKMFYQALIVRLAKFKLEIAEDKTKIINFGRYAAQFCQARGRNKPDTFDFLGFTHYCGKSQKGKFRVKRRTSRKKYKASLLRVNDWLKANRHLPAEELIGKLGRKLKGYYNYYAITDNGTMVDRFYDKVKKLVFKWLNRRSHRKSFNWDKFQLFCNLYPLPRAKIGVDIYNLRCHISYIL, encoded by the coding sequence ATGGAAACAAAACTTGCTAGAATAACAGAAGTAGCTAAGATGAGACCTGACGAGAAATTTACCTCGCTCTACCACCATATCAACGAGGAGATGCTTCTGCTCTGCCATTCTGAATTGAGTGGTGACAGAGCATCTGGTGTAGACCAGGTAACTAAGGATGAATACGAATCAAATCTTTACGCAAATATTAAAGACCTAGTCAACCGGCTTAAAACCCACAGCTATCGCCCGTTACCCGTCAAGAGGGTATACATTGATAAGGCAGAGACCAACAAGAAACGTCCACTGGGCTTACCTGCCTATGAAGACAAGCTTGTTCAGAAGGCCCTTGCCAAGATACTAAATGCCATATACGAAGCAGACTTCCTGGACGGCTCCTTTGGATTTAGGCCCAACCGTGGTTGTCACGATGCACTAAAGATACTTAATCACTACATCGAAAGGAAACAAATCAATTATATAGTAGATGCAGACATAAAAGAATATTTTGACCGTGTTGACCACCAATGGCTGATGGAATTCTTACAGCACCGTATCACTGACCCTAATATACTCAGGCTCATAAGCCGTATGCTAAAATCCGGGGTAATAGAAGCCGGTATAAAATATGATACGCCAGCTGGAGCACCTCAGGGCGGAGTAGCTTCTCCAGTACTCTGTAATATTTATCTACACTACGTTCTAGATATATGGTTTGAAAAGGTTATACGGAAGAAATGCCGTGGACAAGTATACATGGTGCGATATGCTGATGATTTTGTCTGCTGCTTCCAACACGAGCATGAAGCCAAAATGTTTTATCAGGCACTCATAGTAAGACTTGCCAAGTTTAAACTGGAAATTGCCGAAGATAAAACTAAAATTATTAACTTTGGTAGATACGCTGCACAGTTCTGCCAGGCAAGAGGCAGGAATAAACCTGATACCTTTGATTTTCTGGGTTTCACGCATTATTGCGGCAAGAGCCAAAAGGGTAAGTTTCGGGTTAAACGTAGAACTAGTCGAAAGAAATACAAAGCAAGCCTCCTCAGAGTCAACGACTGGCTAAAGGCAAACCGGCACCTACCGGCTGAGGAGCTAATTGGAAAATTGGGGCGCAAACTAAAAGGATATTACAACTACTATGCAATTACTGACAATGGCACTATGGTTGATAGGTTCTATGACAAAGTAAAGAAGCTCGTATTCAAATGGTTGAACAGGCGCAGTCACCGCAAGAGTTTTAACTGGGATAAGTTTCAACTGTTCTGTAACCTCTATCCACTACCAAGAGCGAAAATTGGGGTGGACATTTACAACCTGCGGTGTCACATTAGCTATATTCTATAA